A genomic region of Ensifer adhaerens contains the following coding sequences:
- a CDS encoding EamA family transporter — protein sequence MSQSWQFWALLSAAFAALTAVFAKVGVAQINSDFATLIRTVVILCVIAAIVAATGQWQKPSEISGRTWLFLALSGLATGASWLAYFRALKLGDAARVAPIDKLSIVMVAIFGVLFLGEKLNLMNWLGVAFIAAGALLLAVF from the coding sequence ATGAGCCAGAGCTGGCAGTTCTGGGCACTGCTTTCGGCGGCCTTTGCCGCATTGACGGCGGTGTTTGCCAAGGTCGGGGTTGCGCAGATCAACTCCGACTTCGCAACCCTGATCCGCACCGTCGTCATCCTCTGCGTAATCGCCGCCATCGTGGCGGCGACCGGGCAATGGCAGAAGCCATCGGAAATCTCCGGGCGCACCTGGCTGTTCCTGGCGCTGTCCGGCCTTGCCACCGGCGCCTCCTGGCTTGCCTATTTCCGCGCGCTGAAGCTCGGCGATGCGGCCCGTGTCGCCCCCATCGACAAGCTCTCGATCGTCATGGTCGCGATATTCGGAGTGCTCTTCCTCGGCGAAAAGCTCAACCTGATGAACTGGCTCGGCGTTGCTTTCATTGCTGCCGGGGCGCTGCTTCTGGCGGTGTTTTGA
- the cobO gene encoding cob(I)yrinic acid a,c-diamide adenosyltransferase gives MSDETTAGGEAPAEKDDARHAMKMAKKKAAREKIMATKTDEKGLLIVNTGKGKGKSTAGFGMIFRHIAHGMPCAVVQFIKGAMATGERELIEKHFGDVCQFYTLGEGFTWETQDRARDVAMAEKAWEKAKELIRDERNSMVLLDEINIALRYDYIDVAEVVRFLKEEKPHMTHVVLTGRNAKEDLIEIADLVTEMELIKHPFRSGIKAQQGVEF, from the coding sequence ATGAGCGACGAGACGACAGCAGGCGGCGAAGCGCCGGCCGAGAAGGACGATGCCCGCCACGCCATGAAGATGGCGAAGAAGAAGGCGGCGCGTGAAAAGATCATGGCGACCAAGACCGATGAGAAGGGTCTGCTCATCGTCAACACCGGCAAGGGCAAGGGCAAGTCGACCGCCGGCTTCGGTATGATCTTCCGCCATATCGCCCACGGCATGCCCTGCGCCGTCGTGCAGTTCATCAAGGGTGCGATGGCGACCGGCGAGCGCGAGCTGATCGAGAAGCATTTCGGCGATGTCTGCCAGTTCTATACGCTCGGCGAGGGCTTCACCTGGGAAACGCAGGACCGCGCCCGCGACGTGGCGATGGCCGAGAAAGCCTGGGAGAAAGCGAAGGAGCTGATCCGCGACGAGCGCAACTCGATGGTGCTGCTCGACGAGATCAACATTGCGCTGCGCTACGACTATATCGACGTCGCCGAGGTCGTCCGCTTCCTGAAAGAGGAAAAGCCGCACATGACGCATGTCGTGCTCACCGGCCGCAACGCCAAGGAGGACCTGATCGAGATCGCCGATCTGGTGACCGAGATGGAGCTGATCAAGCATCCGTTCCGCTCCGGCATCAAGGCGCAGCAGGGCGTGGAATTCTGA
- the cobN gene encoding cobaltochelatase subunit CobN, with the protein MHLLLAQKGTIADGNEAIDLGQTPADILFLSAADTELSSIAAAHGRRDGGLSLRIASLMSLMHPMSVDTYVERTARHAKLIVVRPLGGASYFRYLLEALHAAAVSHRFQIAVLPGDDKPDPGLEPFSTVAADDRQRLWAYFTEGGADNAGLFLDYAEALVTSAEKPQPAKPLLKAGIWWPARGVIGVSEWLQVVAGVGADKTDRVEFQPTIAICFYRALVQSGETRPVEALIDALAQQGVRALPVFVSSLKDAVSVGTLQAIFAEAAPDVVMNATGFAVSSPGADRQPTVLESTGAPVLQVIFSGSSRAQWETSPQGLMARDLAMNVALPEVDGRILARAVSFKAASIYDAKVEANIVGHEPLDDRVRFAANLAVNWANLRRAKPAERRIAIVMANYPNRDGRLGNGVGLDTPAGTVEVLGAMAREGYEVGEVPADGDALMRYLMAGPTNAASHDREIRECISLKDYKTFFDSLPKQIQDQVAGRWGAPEADPFFLDGAFALPLARFGEVMVGIQPARGYNIDPKESYHSPDLVPPHGYLAFYAHLRQQFAAQAIVHMGKHGNLEWLPGKALALSETCYPEAIFGPLPHIYPFIVNDPGEGTQAKRRTSAVIIDHLTPPLTRAESYGPLKDLEALVDEYYDAAGGDPRRLRLLSRQILDLVRDIGLDSDAGIHKGDSDDKALEKLDAYLCDLKEMQIRDGLHIFGVAPEGRLLTDLTVALARVPRGLGEGGDQSLQRAIAADAGLSGAEGEITPKGQSFDPLDCVMSDAWTGPKPAILTDLSDAPWRTNGDTVERIELLAAKLVAGEQSCPHDWPHTRAVLGEIETRLKPSISNSGAAEMAGFLTGLNGCFVAPGPSGAPTRGRPDVLPTGRNFYSVDSRAVPTPAAYELGKKSAELLIRRYLQDHGEWPSSFGLTAWGTANMRTGGDDIAQALALIGAKPTWDMVSRRVMGYEIVPLAILGRPRVDVTLRISGFFRDAFPDQIALFDKAIRAVGALEEDDADNMIAARMRAEAQRLESEGVEAAEAARRASYRVFGAKPGAYGAGLQALIDEKGWETKADLAEAYLTWGAYAYGAGEEGKAERDLFEERLRTIEAVVQNQDNREHDLLDSDDYYQFEGGMSAAAEQLGGSRPAIYHNDHSRPEKPVIRSLEEEIGRVVRARVVNPKWIDGVMRHGYKGAFEIAATVDYMFAFAATTGAVRDHHFEAAYQAFIVDERVADFLRDKNPAAFAELSERFLEAIDRNLWTPRSNSARFELAAIGTAATRRRAGNE; encoded by the coding sequence ATGCATCTGCTTCTCGCCCAGAAAGGAACGATCGCCGACGGCAACGAGGCAATCGACCTCGGGCAAACGCCGGCCGATATCCTGTTCCTCTCGGCCGCCGACACCGAGCTCTCCTCGATCGCCGCGGCTCACGGCCGACGCGACGGAGGCTTGAGCCTGCGCATCGCCAGCCTGATGAGCCTGATGCACCCGATGTCGGTCGACACTTACGTCGAGCGCACGGCGCGTCACGCGAAGCTGATCGTCGTCCGGCCGCTCGGTGGTGCCAGCTATTTCCGTTATCTGCTGGAAGCCCTGCATGCGGCCGCCGTCAGCCATCGTTTCCAGATTGCGGTGCTACCGGGCGACGACAAGCCGGATCCGGGGCTGGAGCCTTTCTCCACCGTCGCAGCAGACGATCGCCAGCGCCTCTGGGCCTATTTCACCGAGGGCGGTGCCGACAATGCCGGCCTGTTTCTCGACTATGCCGAGGCGCTGGTCACCAGTGCCGAGAAGCCGCAACCGGCCAAGCCGCTGCTGAAAGCCGGCATCTGGTGGCCGGCCCGGGGCGTGATCGGGGTTTCGGAATGGTTGCAGGTCGTCGCCGGCGTTGGTGCCGACAAGACGGACAGGGTGGAATTCCAACCCACCATCGCCATCTGCTTCTACCGCGCCCTCGTCCAGAGCGGCGAGACGCGTCCCGTCGAAGCGCTGATCGATGCGCTGGCGCAACAGGGCGTCCGCGCGCTGCCGGTGTTCGTTTCGAGCCTCAAGGATGCCGTCTCCGTCGGCACGCTGCAGGCGATCTTTGCCGAGGCCGCACCCGATGTGGTGATGAATGCCACTGGTTTTGCCGTCTCGTCGCCCGGGGCCGATCGCCAGCCGACCGTGCTCGAATCGACCGGCGCGCCTGTCCTGCAGGTGATCTTCTCAGGCTCCTCGCGAGCGCAATGGGAGACGTCACCGCAAGGGCTGATGGCGCGCGATCTCGCCATGAACGTCGCCTTGCCGGAAGTCGACGGCCGTATTCTTGCTCGCGCGGTCTCGTTCAAGGCGGCGTCGATCTATGACGCCAAGGTCGAGGCCAATATCGTCGGGCACGAGCCGCTCGATGACCGGGTGCGTTTTGCCGCAAACCTTGCCGTCAACTGGGCGAACCTGCGTCGCGCCAAGCCGGCTGAACGGCGCATTGCCATCGTCATGGCCAACTATCCGAACCGCGATGGCCGCCTCGGCAACGGCGTCGGGCTCGACACGCCGGCCGGTACCGTCGAGGTGCTTGGCGCCATGGCGCGGGAAGGCTATGAGGTTGGCGAGGTTCCCGCCGACGGTGACGCGCTGATGCGCTACCTGATGGCCGGACCGACCAATGCGGCAAGTCATGACCGCGAGATCCGCGAGTGTATTTCGCTTAAGGATTACAAAACGTTCTTCGATTCGCTTCCGAAACAGATTCAGGATCAAGTTGCCGGTCGCTGGGGTGCACCGGAGGCCGATCCCTTCTTCCTCGACGGTGCCTTCGCGCTGCCGCTCGCCCGCTTCGGCGAGGTCATGGTCGGCATCCAGCCGGCGCGCGGTTACAACATCGACCCGAAGGAAAGCTACCATTCGCCGGACCTCGTGCCGCCGCATGGCTATCTCGCCTTCTATGCCCACCTGCGCCAGCAGTTCGCGGCTCAGGCGATCGTGCACATGGGCAAGCACGGCAATCTCGAATGGCTGCCGGGCAAGGCGCTGGCGCTGTCTGAGACCTGTTATCCCGAGGCGATCTTCGGGCCGCTGCCGCACATCTATCCCTTCATCGTCAACGATCCGGGCGAAGGCACGCAGGCCAAGCGCCGCACCAGCGCCGTCATCATCGATCACCTGACGCCGCCTTTGACGCGGGCCGAGTCCTACGGGCCGCTTAAGGATCTGGAGGCGCTCGTCGACGAGTATTACGACGCCGCCGGCGGCGACCCGCGACGCCTCAGGCTCCTGAGCCGCCAGATCCTCGATCTCGTGCGCGACATCGGCCTCGACAGCGACGCTGGCATTCACAAGGGTGACAGCGATGACAAGGCGCTGGAAAAGCTCGACGCCTATCTCTGCGACCTCAAGGAAATGCAGATCCGCGACGGCCTGCACATCTTCGGCGTGGCGCCGGAGGGGCGCTTGCTGACCGACCTGACCGTCGCGCTGGCGCGCGTCCCACGCGGGCTCGGCGAAGGCGGCGATCAGAGCCTGCAGCGGGCGATTGCTGCGGATGCGGGGTTGAGTGGCGCTGAGGGCGAAATCACTCCCAAAGGACAATCCTTCGACCCGCTCGATTGCGTAATGTCGGACGCCTGGACCGGCCCGAAACCAGCGATCCTCACCGACCTCTCGGACGCTCCTTGGCGCACAAACGGAGACACCGTCGAGCGCATCGAACTGCTGGCAGCGAAGCTCGTTGCAGGCGAGCAGTCTTGTCCGCATGACTGGCCCCACACCCGCGCCGTTCTCGGCGAAATCGAAACCCGCCTCAAGCCCTCGATCTCCAACTCCGGCGCCGCTGAAATGGCCGGTTTCCTCACCGGTCTCAACGGCTGCTTCGTTGCCCCCGGACCCTCCGGCGCACCGACGCGTGGCCGCCCGGACGTGCTGCCGACGGGGCGCAATTTCTACTCGGTCGACAGTCGAGCGGTGCCGACGCCGGCGGCCTATGAACTCGGTAAGAAGTCGGCAGAGCTTTTGATTCGCCGCTACCTGCAGGATCACGGGGAATGGCCGTCCTCCTTTGGCCTGACGGCCTGGGGCACGGCAAACATGCGCACGGGCGGCGACGACATCGCCCAGGCCCTGGCGCTGATCGGCGCCAAGCCCACCTGGGACATGGTCTCGCGCCGGGTGATGGGCTACGAGATCGTGCCGCTTGCAATCCTCGGACGACCGCGCGTCGACGTGACCTTGCGCATTTCCGGCTTCTTCCGCGATGCCTTCCCGGACCAGATAGCGCTCTTCGACAAGGCGATCCGCGCCGTCGGCGCGCTGGAGGAAGATGATGCCGACAATATGATCGCCGCGCGCATGCGCGCCGAAGCTCAGCGGCTGGAGTCGGAAGGAGTGGAGGCCGCCGAGGCGGCCCGTCGAGCCTCCTACCGCGTCTTCGGCGCCAAGCCCGGCGCCTATGGCGCCGGCCTGCAGGCCTTGATCGACGAGAAGGGGTGGGAAACCAAGGCCGATCTCGCCGAGGCCTATCTCACTTGGGGTGCCTATGCCTATGGCGCCGGCGAGGAGGGCAAGGCCGAGCGCGACCTCTTCGAAGAACGCCTGCGTACGATCGAGGCGGTGGTGCAGAACCAGGACAACCGCGAGCACGATCTGCTCGACAGCGACGACTATTATCAGTTCGAAGGCGGCATGAGCGCCGCCGCAGAGCAGCTTGGCGGCAGCCGGCCGGCGATCTATCACAACGACCATTCCCGGCCGGAAAAGCCTGTCATCCGCTCGCTGGAAGAAGAGATCGGCCGCGTCGTCAGGGCGCGCGTCGTCAATCCCAAATGGATAGATGGCGTCATGCGCCATGGCTACAAGGGCGCCTTCGAGATCGCCGCCACGGTCGATTACATGTTCGCCTTTGCGGCGACCACGGGTGCCGTGCGCGACCATCATTTCGAGGCGGCCTATCAGGCCTTCATCGTCGACGAGCGCGTGGCGGATTTCCTGCGTGATAAGAACCCGGCCGCCTTTGCCGAGCTTTCCGAGCGCTTCCTCGAAGCGATCGACCGCAATCTCTGGACGCCGCGCTCGAACTCGGCACGCTTTGAGCTTGCCGCCATTGGCACCGCCGCAACCCGGCGTCGTGCCGGCAACGAATAG
- the cobW gene encoding cobalamin biosynthesis protein CobW has protein sequence MTTARANQGKIPATVITGFLGAGKTTMIRNLLQNADGKRIALIINEFGDLGVDGDVLKGCGAEACTEDDIIELTNGCICCTVADDFIPTMTKLLERENRPDHIIIETSGLALPQPLIAAFNWPDIRSEVTVDGVVTVVDSAAVAAGRFADDHDKVDALRVEDDNLDHESPIEELFEDQLTAADLIVLNKTDLIDASGLKAVRDEVSSRTSRKPTMIEAKNGEVAAAILLGLGVGTESDIANRKSHHEMEHESGEEHDHDEFDSFVVELGSIADPAAFIDRLKGVIAEHDVLRLKGFADVPGKPMRLLIQAVGARIDQYYDRAWAAGEKRGTRLVVIGLHDMDEAAVRAAIAALV, from the coding sequence ATGACCACTGCGAGAGCCAACCAGGGCAAGATCCCGGCGACCGTCATCACCGGCTTCCTTGGCGCCGGCAAGACGACGATGATCCGCAATCTGCTGCAGAACGCCGACGGCAAGCGCATCGCGCTGATCATCAACGAGTTCGGCGATCTCGGCGTCGATGGCGACGTGCTGAAGGGCTGCGGTGCGGAGGCCTGCACCGAGGACGACATCATCGAGCTCACCAATGGCTGCATCTGCTGCACCGTGGCTGACGATTTCATCCCGACCATGACCAAGCTGCTCGAGCGCGAAAACCGCCCTGACCACATCATCATCGAAACCTCGGGTCTCGCGCTGCCGCAGCCGCTGATCGCCGCCTTCAACTGGCCGGATATCCGCAGCGAAGTGACGGTTGATGGCGTCGTCACCGTGGTCGACAGTGCTGCCGTTGCCGCCGGCCGCTTTGCCGACGACCATGACAAGGTCGACGCGCTGCGCGTCGAGGACGACAATCTCGACCATGAAAGCCCGATCGAGGAGCTGTTCGAGGACCAGCTGACGGCTGCCGATCTCATCGTTCTCAACAAGACCGACCTGATCGACGCCTCCGGCCTCAAGGCCGTGCGCGACGAGGTGTCCTCGCGCACCAGCCGCAAGCCGACCATGATCGAGGCGAAGAACGGCGAAGTTGCCGCTGCCATCCTGCTTGGCCTCGGTGTCGGCACGGAAAGCGATATCGCCAACCGCAAGTCGCATCATGAAATGGAGCACGAGTCGGGCGAGGAGCACGACCACGACGAGTTCGACAGCTTCGTCGTCGAGCTTGGTTCGATCGCCGATCCGGCCGCCTTCATCGATCGCCTGAAGGGCGTGATTGCCGAGCACGACGTGCTGCGCTTGAAAGGTTTTGCCGATGTGCCCGGCAAGCCGATGCGTCTCCTGATCCAGGCCGTCGGTGCCCGCATCGACCAGTATTATGATCGCGCCTGGGCTGCCGGCGAAAAGCGCGGCACGCGCCTCGTCGTCATCGGCCTGCACGACATGGACGAGGCGGCGGTTCGTGCTGCGATTGCCGCGCTCGTCTGA
- the cobU gene encoding bifunctional adenosylcobinamide kinase/adenosylcobinamide-phosphate guanylyltransferase, whose product MSTHSAGPVLVLGGARSGKSSFSERLVEASGLTMHYVATGRAWDDEMRERIDHHRTRRGEGWTTHEEPLDLLGTLRRIDNPGHVVLIDCLTLWVTNLMLEERDMTAEFAALAAYLPEARARLIFVSNEVGLGIVPENRMAREFRDHAGRLHQIVAEKSAEVYFVAAGLPLKMKG is encoded by the coding sequence ATGAGCACTCATAGTGCCGGGCCGGTCCTGGTCCTTGGCGGCGCCCGTTCCGGCAAATCCAGCTTTTCCGAGAGGCTCGTCGAAGCGTCCGGCCTCACCATGCATTATGTCGCCACGGGACGAGCCTGGGACGACGAAATGCGCGAGCGGATCGATCATCACAGGACGCGCCGCGGCGAAGGCTGGACAACGCATGAGGAACCGCTTGATCTCTTGGGCACCCTCAGGCGCATCGACAATCCGGGTCATGTGGTCCTGATCGACTGCCTGACGCTGTGGGTCACCAATCTCATGCTCGAAGAGCGCGACATGACGGCGGAGTTCGCCGCCCTTGCCGCGTATCTGCCTGAGGCGCGGGCGCGCCTCATCTTTGTTTCCAACGAGGTCGGCCTCGGCATCGTGCCCGAGAACCGCATGGCCCGCGAATTTCGCGACCATGCCGGCCGGCTTCACCAGATCGTTGCGGAGAAATCCGCTGAAGTTTACTTTGTCGCGGCCGGTTTGCCGCTGAAAATGAAGGGTTGA
- a CDS encoding AraC family transcriptional regulator has product MSNRLYPVARSITQVAKLLKISAEQAVRRAGLPRDILRHEGKGLTPTQVFALWRAIELEAERPDLPLYLSKLFAHAPFTPAMFSFSCSPDVRVGFKRLSVFKPLMGPMKLEVCEDDSFLHIEIGTVDPNVPAPPQLVWFEALYLLESARCYTAELIRPSRLQLPQLANLSNDVLDFLGCEPELDGGARLSLRREDADLPLITENEESWPDFEKRLRREMEAHETDTPIVLRAKRVLHDMLPSGEASIEAMCRRLAMSKRTLQRQLKEEGETFQTVLASTRAELAMHYLGEDGLNVEEISYLLAYREPNSFYRAFQGWTGMTPAEARGTVTH; this is encoded by the coding sequence ATGTCAAACCGCCTTTATCCCGTGGCGAGATCCATCACCCAGGTGGCCAAGCTGCTGAAAATCTCCGCCGAACAGGCGGTGCGCCGCGCCGGGCTGCCGCGTGATATCCTTCGCCACGAAGGCAAGGGCCTGACGCCAACCCAGGTTTTCGCCCTGTGGCGCGCCATCGAGCTAGAGGCTGAGCGGCCCGACCTGCCGCTTTACCTGAGCAAGCTCTTTGCCCATGCGCCGTTCACACCGGCCATGTTTTCTTTCTCCTGTTCGCCAGACGTGCGCGTCGGGTTCAAGCGTCTGTCGGTGTTCAAGCCGCTGATGGGACCGATGAAGCTGGAGGTGTGCGAAGACGACAGCTTCCTGCATATCGAGATCGGTACGGTGGACCCAAATGTTCCGGCCCCACCACAACTGGTCTGGTTCGAGGCGCTCTACCTCCTGGAATCCGCCCGCTGTTACACCGCAGAGCTTATTCGGCCATCGCGGCTCCAGCTGCCCCAACTGGCCAACCTCAGCAACGACGTGCTGGACTTCCTTGGCTGTGAACCCGAGCTTGACGGCGGAGCGCGCCTCTCCCTGCGCAGAGAAGATGCCGACCTGCCGCTGATCACCGAAAACGAGGAATCCTGGCCCGATTTTGAGAAAAGGCTACGCCGCGAGATGGAGGCGCATGAAACCGACACACCGATCGTGCTGCGGGCAAAGCGGGTTTTGCATGACATGCTGCCGTCGGGGGAAGCCAGTATCGAGGCGATGTGCAGACGGCTCGCCATGTCGAAGCGCACCCTGCAACGGCAATTGAAGGAGGAAGGCGAAACCTTCCAGACGGTGCTGGCATCGACCCGCGCGGAACTGGCGATGCATTATCTCGGCGAAGACGGGCTGAACGTCGAGGAAATCTCCTATCTGCTGGCCTACCGCGAGCCGAATTCCTTCTATCGCGCCTTTCAGGGCTGGACCGGCATGACGCCCGCCGAGGCGCGGGGAACGGTGACGCACTGA
- a CDS encoding oxidoreductase, giving the protein MAIARKTALVTGASSGMGKVIAKQLIKDGLTVIVAARRMEQMDDLRALGAHPVSLDVADEASRKSAVAEIIMKFGGVDVLVNNAGFGLYGSVEDVPLSEARYQFDVNLFGAAALIQDLVPYMREKRAGKIINITSMGGKIYTPLGAWYHASKHALEGLSDCLRLELQQFGIDVVVVEPGVIQTAFANVMEGPMMKFSGNTAYGAMAKNVSKATADSYKDGGGSAPQVIADVVSKALKARKPKTRYAAGKFANMMINIRKWFGDRAFDRMILWTVR; this is encoded by the coding sequence ATGGCAATCGCACGGAAAACCGCTCTCGTCACCGGCGCCTCCTCGGGCATGGGCAAGGTCATCGCAAAGCAGCTGATCAAGGACGGTCTGACCGTCATCGTTGCCGCCCGCCGGATGGAGCAGATGGACGATCTGAGAGCGCTCGGCGCACATCCTGTCTCGCTGGATGTCGCGGACGAAGCCAGTCGAAAATCCGCGGTCGCCGAGATCATCATGAAATTCGGCGGGGTCGACGTGCTGGTCAACAATGCCGGTTTCGGACTTTACGGCTCGGTCGAAGACGTACCTCTCAGCGAGGCCCGCTATCAGTTCGACGTGAACCTCTTCGGCGCGGCCGCACTGATCCAGGATCTGGTGCCCTACATGCGCGAGAAGCGCGCCGGCAAGATCATCAACATCACCTCGATGGGCGGCAAGATCTACACGCCGCTCGGTGCCTGGTATCACGCGTCGAAACACGCGCTCGAAGGCCTGTCGGACTGCCTTCGCCTGGAACTGCAACAGTTCGGCATCGACGTGGTGGTCGTCGAGCCCGGCGTCATCCAGACGGCATTCGCCAACGTGATGGAAGGCCCGATGATGAAGTTCTCGGGCAACACCGCCTACGGCGCGATGGCAAAGAACGTCTCCAAGGCCACCGCCGACAGCTACAAGGACGGCGGCGGCTCCGCCCCGCAGGTCATCGCGGACGTGGTTTCCAAGGCCTTGAAAGCCCGCAAACCGAAGACCCGCTATGCCGCCGGCAAATTCGCCAACATGATGATCAACATCCGCAAATGGTTCGGCGACCGTGCGTTCGACCGCATGATCCTGTGGACCGTGCGCTGA
- a CDS encoding class I SAM-dependent methyltransferase, which yields MQDESRRTHWDNAYRSKGEAGVSWFEGTPAVSLDLIRGHAAFASSSLIDIGGGASRLVDALLDAGMKAITVLDLSPAALDAAKARLGARAGDVHWVAADVTAWKPDRSYDIWHDRAAFHFLTDPDDRAAYIERLTAAVVPGGHAIIATFAPDGPERCSGLPVVRYDPAALADVIGPCFRLVEHMEHQHRTPWNLIQAFQFSVLQRV from the coding sequence GTGCAGGACGAAAGCAGACGGACCCATTGGGACAATGCCTATCGGTCGAAGGGCGAGGCGGGCGTCAGCTGGTTCGAGGGTACGCCGGCCGTTTCGCTCGACCTCATCCGCGGGCATGCGGCGTTCGCCTCGTCGTCACTGATCGATATCGGCGGCGGCGCGTCGCGGCTGGTGGATGCGCTGCTCGACGCGGGTATGAAAGCGATCACGGTGCTCGATCTGTCACCGGCCGCACTGGACGCCGCCAAGGCGCGCCTCGGTGCCCGCGCCGGTGATGTGCACTGGGTTGCAGCCGATGTGACCGCGTGGAAGCCGGATCGCAGCTACGATATCTGGCATGATCGCGCCGCCTTTCACTTCCTCACCGATCCCGACGACCGGGCGGCCTATATCGAGCGGCTGACGGCGGCCGTCGTGCCCGGCGGGCACGCCATCATCGCCACTTTCGCGCCCGATGGCCCGGAGCGCTGCAGCGGCCTGCCAGTGGTGCGCTATGACCCCGCCGCACTCGCCGATGTGATCGGGCCGTGCTTCCGGCTGGTCGAGCACATGGAACACCAGCACCGGACCCCGTGGAACTTGATCCAGGCCTTTCAGTTCAGCGTGTTGCAGCGGGTATAG